In Arachis hypogaea cultivar Tifrunner chromosome 17, arahy.Tifrunner.gnm2.J5K5, whole genome shotgun sequence, a single window of DNA contains:
- the LOC140181003 gene encoding uncharacterized protein: MPIIPFSLSSLPADISAPALLTTVSAATATATAMLLICKSRFMRFSPYGKNLTRHHLEQPKRNPKRDPRGKMLFVSQIGTSKALATRLCDLLESKGVVLDLVDARNYEPESLPKENLVVLVASTSEVWNLYSARDFSSNHDLAWGARFFVDWIKEKANAFKVGAFVVNACSFSAFVVGSEVNEGGKNLRAKAANEIRGLRHTAVSNADFDSWWGSVVAVLQGAVLGAAADGICGESEPEDAGSSDPKRLYMLVENGDWILEETETGWSFSNTIKHRMLTINDDNFMKDGTIKLDEVGRVTPEWPLKDDLFVDNSRLPTSQGFCSVGHCLFFAGGFVATILPEWNLSVDDLFPSNLWCLKFKDSTWVWSICGSMFCHRSNPLIVPHDGKLYIFGGHEVGAHWVEIYSLKSGLWEKREVPNSALLPDLTCPPSSYFFWEDSNKSHKKTRIVLYSVDYKYNRQWLMSYDVKANSWEAVECNFPSVPEACSRKVVWLGCSHYLLIVDFGEMGWTWYIYDLSKKKLVAVVPIDDLDNSGMVSNIFCCPHTSKESLIYVLMEFDERAFEKGSNLPQLVPYARVRLQLKPFSAKIESKSYLRVDPHYQCYIFAAGVEGNKEKTVV; encoded by the exons ATGCCAATCATACCCTTTTCGTTGTCCTCGTTACCTGCAGATATATCGGCACCCGCACTCTTGACCACCGTGAGCGCCGCTACGGCCACTGCTACAGCCATGTTATTAATCTGCAAGTCTCGTTTCATGCGCTTCAGCCCCTACGGAAAGAACCTCACAAGACACCATCTCGAGCAACCCAAACGCAATCCCAAACGCGATCCACGTGGCAAGATGCTATTCGTTTCCCAAAtcggaacttcaaaagccctagCGACGCGCCTCTGCGATTTGTTAGAGTCGAAAGGCGTCGTTTTGGACCTCGTAGATGCCCGGAATTACGAGCCCGAATCCCTACCCAAGGAGAACCTCGTCGTCCTCGTTGCTTCAACTTCGGAAGTTTGGAACCTATATTCCGCACGGGATTTCTCCTCCAATCACGACCTAGCTTGGGGAGCAAGGTTCTTCGTCGATTGGATCAAGGAAAAAGCGAACGCCTTTAAGGTTGGAGCGTTTGTTGTGAATGCTTGCAGTTTCAGTGCCTTTGTCGTGGGCAGCGAGGTTAATGAAGGTGGCAAGAATTTGAGGGCTAAGGCCGCCAATGAGATTAGGGGTTTGAGGCACACTGCTGTATCGAATGCGGATTTTGACAGCTGGTGGGGAAGTGTTGTTGCGGTTTTGCAAGGTGCTGTTTTGGGAGCTGCTGCTGATGGAATATGCGGGGAATCTGAACCTGAG GATGCTGGTTCTTCTGATCCAAAGCGTTTATATATGTTGGTGGAAAATGGGGATTGGATATTAGAGGAGACCGAGACTGGTTGGAGCTTCTCTAATACCATCAAGCACAGGATGTTAACTATCAATGACGACAACTTTATGAAAGATGGCACTATTAAACTTGATGAAGTAGGTCGTGTAACTCCTGAATGGCCACTTAAAGATGATCTATTCGTCGACAACAGTCGGTTACCAACTTCTCAAGGATTTTGTTCTGTTGGTCACTGCCTTTTCTTTGCTGGTGGTTTTGTGGCTACTATTTTACCAGAATGGAACTTGAGTGTGGACGATCTTTTCCCATCAAACCTGTGGTGCCTCAAGTTTAAGGATTCTACTTGGGTTTGGAGTATATGTGGAAGCATGTTCTGCCACCGATCAAATCCCTTAATAGTCCCACACGATGGCAAATTGTACATCTTTGGGGGTCATGAAGTAGGTGCACATTGGGTTGAGATCTATAGCCTAAAATCAGGTCTTTGGGAAAAAAGGGAAGTGCCCAATTCTGCTCTCTTGCCAGATCTCACGTGCCCTCCTAGCTCTTACTTTTTTTGGGAGGATAGCAACAAGAGTCACAAGAAGACCCGCATTGTATTGTATTCTGTTGATTATAAGTATAACCGTCAGTGGCTCATGTCATATGACGTCAAGGCTAACAGCTGGGAAGCAGTTGAATGCAATTTTCCGTCAGTTCCTGAAGCTTGTTCTCGAAAAGTAGTTTGGTTGGGATGCAGCCATTATCTTCTGATTGTTGACTTCGGTGAAATGGGGTGGACGTGGTATATTTATGACTTGTCCAAGAAGAAGCTTGTGGCAGTAGTGCCCATAGATGATTTGGACAACAGTGGGATGGtatcaaatattttttgttgCCCCCACACTAGCAAAGAAAGTTTGATCTATGTATTGATGGAATTCGATGAAAGGGCTTTCGAGAAAGGGTCAAATCTTCCTCAGCTTGTTCCTTATGCCAGAGTCAGGCTCCAACTCAAACCCTTTTCTGCCAAGATTGAATCCAAGAGTTATCTTAGAGTTGATCCTCATTACCAATGCTATAT ATTTGCTGCTGGAGTTGAAGGCAATAAAGAGAAGACTGTAGTTTAG
- the LOC140181013 gene encoding cytochrome b561 and DOMON domain-containing protein At5g35735-like has protein sequence MGKYLANLFGEKEKKQKRKNIAVIKLFVNHVWQVGDDVNGDQPLQHRVTLQNVDSTETINITSPDGQSYGQNWSFLRSSGAWSSKHHRVGNTTTNWSNNSSVGLLVLVLEDLQSITPSTLIEPLAFSFSHLAQSKSLSFRLKPKITDDYRKYWNMYHHFLGYGLLAIIVINIFKGISMLKGGVGWKWAYIGIIAFLGAIILTFEIVTWLRFMLKLPAISIPPKENKTNNNPTQNKH, from the exons ATGGGGAAGTATCTTGCAAATCTCTttggagaaaaagagaaaaagcaaaaaCGAAAGAACATAGCTGTTATAAAACTCTTTGTTAACCATGTGTGGCAAGTTGGAGATGATGTTAATGGTGACCAACCATTGCAGCACAGAGTCACCCTTCAGAATGTGGATAGCACTGAGACAATTAACATCACTTCTCCCGATGGCCAAAGCTATGGTCAGAACTGGAGTTTTCTTAGATCA TCAGGTGCATGGAGTTCTAAACATCATAGGGTGGGGAACACTACTACCAATTGGAGTAATAATAGCTCG GTTGGGCTATTGGTCTTAGTCTTGGAAGATCTTCAGAGTATTACACCTTCCACACTCATCGAACCTTTGGCATTCTCATTTTCACATTTAGCACAATCCAA ATCGTTGTCATTTCGGTTAAAGCCGAAGATTACTGATGATTATAGAAAATACTGGAATATGTACCATCATTTTCTTGGCTATGGACTACTTGCAATCATAGTCATAAACATATTCAAAGGGATTTCAATGTTGAAAGGAGGAGTTGGATGGAAATGGGCATACATTGGAATCATTGCGTTTTTGGGTGCCATTATACTCACTTTTGAGATTGTCACATGGCTACGTTTCATGTTGAAGCTACCAGCAATCTCAATTCCACCAAAAGAAAACAAGACTAATAATAATCCCACACAAAACAAACATTAG